Within Candidatus Methylomirabilota bacterium, the genomic segment AGCTCGACGGCGCGGCTTTCCTCCAGGACGGTCACGTTCGGTCGCGCCTGCACCTGCTCGGTGAGCCGGTTCATGATCTCGATGCCGGTCAGATCGCCCTTGTGGATGGTGCGGTCGTGGCTCTGCCCGGCGAACGGCTTCTGGTGGATGCGCCCCTCCGGCGTGCGGTCGAAGAAGCAGCCGTAGCGCGACTCCAGCTCGAGCACGCGGCCCGGCGCCTCGTTGACGAGCGTCCACACCATCTCCTGGTCGTTGATCCATCCCCCGCCCTGGAGCGTGTCGCGAAGGTGGGCGTCGAGCGAATCGGGCGCGGTGAACACGGCGTTGTAGCCGCCCTGGACCATGCGCGTGCAGCCGGCGCGGCCGAGCAGTCCCTTGACGACCACGGTGACGCGCAAGGACGGCGACGCGTCGGCGGCGTGGAGAGCCGCGCAGAGCCCGGCGCCCCCGGCGCCGAGGATGAGGATGTCGGTTTCGAGACGCTCGATCACCACCCCGGACCTTACCATTTTGACCTCGGCGCGCGTCGGGTCTCGGGTAGACTTGATCCGCCATGAAAATGACTCGCTTCCTCGCGACCGGCGTCTCCGTCGCTCTCGTGTTGGCCATTCCGAACATCGTGACAGCGAAGCCGGAGGTTCAGGGCCAGGTCGACTTTTTCGGCGGTGACGGGGTCCTTCGCAGCGCCGAGTTCGATGCCCGGATCGACAATTCCGGCGCCGCCGAGGGGCGGATGATCTTCATCGACCCGTCGGCCGCGGCCGAGTCGGACCCGGACGGTCCGGGAGAGGCGGTGGCCGGGGCTCAGGGTCTTCTGATCGACGCCGACTTCGATTGCCTGGTGGTCACGAACAACCGTGCGGTCATGAGTGGCGTCATCGTCGACTCGAACACTCCGGAGCGAATCGGCCGACGCATCCTCGTCACCGTCGAAGACAACGGACGGGGACGAAGGTCACCCCCGCGCCGCTTGACCTGGGGCATCTATCCGAATCAAGCCAGGAACTGGACTCCGACCGACGGCGAGCTGGGGTTCGATCCCGGAGCGGGGACGAGCTGGCTCGCCAGCGACGCCGAGCGTGAGGACGACGTGCCGGTGCCCTCGAATCGCAGCGAAGCCGTGAGCTGCGACAGCTTCCCGCCCGGGTCCCACACGCTGGTCGACATCGGGCGAGACGACGGCAACATCCGGGTCAGGCCGTGACGTCGCTCCTCACGGCCCGATGAGGCGGGCCAGGAGCGCGTGGCCGCGCTCGGAGGTCCAGGGCTTGTTGCCGAGCGCCTTGCCGACCAGTTTGCCCTCTCGCGAGACGACGAACACGGTCGGCGTCGCCGTCACCTCGTAGTCCCGGGTCACCGCACCGGACGGATCGAGCAGGATCGTGAACGAGAGCCGTTTATCCTTCGCCCAGCGCGCGACCACGTCGGGAGTCTCCTGGATGTCGATGGCGAGCACGGCCAGGCGCTCACCGTATCGCCGCTGGATCTGTTCGATATCCGAGGGTAACTCCCTCGTGCAGTACGGTCACCAGGTGGCCCAGAAGTAGAGCAGTGCCGGGCGCCCCTTGAGGTCGGAAAGCGCGACCCGCCCGCCGGCGAGGCTCTCGAGCGCGAACGGCTTGGCCGGCGGGCCGTCCAGCGGGGTGATCAGGAGATCCATCATCAGATCGTGGACCGAGTCGCCGGCGGCCGTCGCCCGCCCGGCCATGGTGACCTGTCCCGTGGTCTTGCCGGCGTCCGTCGCCGTCGCCAGCGGCCGCGTCGGCGGGCTCGACACCAGCCGCAGGCCCAGCAGCGCCACCAGTGCGGCGCCCGCGGCGAGGGCGAGGGACATCGGGCGTGTCATGAGGCGCCTATCTTAGCCCGGGCCGCGCTGGCGGGCGAGGGAGACGACCTTGACGCGGGCGCGGGGCTCGATCCTGACGCGCTTGACGCTGCGCAGGTAATCGGCGACCACGTCCCACACGGGCGGTCCGTCGGCCTCGCCGAGGCTCGCCCAGCCGGTGGCCTTGTAGCGACGCGCGGGATCGAGCGGGCGGCCGCCCACGCGGATGTCGGTGATGCGCCGGCCCATGGGCCGTTGGGGGTCGATCACGTAGGTGAGGCCTCCCAGTCGCACCATGTCTCCGCCCTGGCGGTAGTACGGGTCGGGATGGAAGAGGTTGTCGGCGACGTCCTCCATGATGCGGTGGATCTCGCTTCCGGTCATCTCGCGAACCCAGGTGTTGGCGTAGGTCAGCGCGGTGTGCGAGTAGACGTCCTCCAGCGTGATTTCCTGGCCAGGCAGGATCGTGACGCCCCAGCGAAAGCCGGGGGAGAACGCCACCTGCGCATCGGCGCGCCCGAGGAGCGCGTCGAGGATCACCTCGTCGAACGGGCCGTTGAAGTTGCCGCGGCGGTAGAGGAGCGATTCGGAGACGGCCAGGCGCTCGCTCAGCCGGGCTTCGTGGTGGGCGCGGATGTCGCGGATGAGCCGGGCCATCGGGGGATCCTCCGGCAGCGCCTTCGACAGCACGGGGATCAGCCGGTAGCGGTAGTCGGCGAGGCGCCCGCCGCGGACGTCGAGGTCGAGCCGGCTCAAGAACTTGCCGTGCGAGCCGGAGTTGACGACGAGCGTCCGGCCCACCCGGATCGGCTCCACCAGCGCGTCGTGGGTGTGGCCGCCCAGGATCACGTCGAGCCCGCTCACCCGCGAGGCCAGCTTGAGGTCGACGGCGATGCCGTTGTGGGAGAGCAGCACTACCACCTCTGCCTTCCGGTCGTCGCGCAGCTCGTTGACGAGCCGCTGCACGTGGTCGTCCCTGATGCCGAAGGTCAGATCGGGCACGAAGCGCCGCGGGTGCGCGACGGGCGTATAGGGGAACGCCTGGCCGATGACCCCCACCCGCACGCCGCCCACCGCCCGGATGGTGTAGGGTCGGAAGACGGGATCGCCGAAGCCCAGCTCCATTATGTTGTGGGCGACGAAGTCGCCGGCGAAGAGCCCGCCGCGCTCGCGGTCGCCGAAGAGCTCCCGGACGCGGTCGATGCCGTAGATGAACTCCCAGTGCGGCGTGAAGACCTCCACGCCGAGCTCGTTCATCGCCCCCACCATGTCGGCGCCGCGCGTCCACAACGCCGTCGCGGATCCCTGGATCGTGTCGCCCCCGTCCAGCAGCAGCGTCCGGCCCGGGCGCTCCAGGCGGATGCGCTTGACCAGCGTCGCCAGATGGGCGTAGCCCCCCATTCGGCCGTAGCGGACGGCCAGCCGGGAGAAATCCACGTGCGTGTAGGCATAGGCCTCGGGCGTGCCCCGCCTGAGCCCGTACGCGTGCAGAGCCGCCTCGCCGGTGACGTAGGGCGGTTGGCCGCGTTCGGCGCCCACGCCCAGCAACGTGTCGGGTTCGCGGTAGAAGACGGGCCGCAGCGCCGCGTGGGGATCGGTCATGTGCAGCAGCGTCACGTTACCCAGCGGAGCGAACTCGAGCAGGCGCGCGGGCGCGTCGCCGGCTTCCAGATCGCGCGGGCGCAGGCCCAGCCCGCCCGCGATCGCCAGGAGCTTCAGCAGATCGCGGCGGGTGACCTCCATGTCGTCAGTGCCGGATGCCGGCCGACGGCATCGGCTGCACGCTGCCGCGGCAACGCCAAGGAACGAGCATCA encodes:
- the soxB gene encoding thiosulfohydrolase SoxB: MEVTRRDLLKLLAIAGGLGLRPRDLEAGDAPARLLEFAPLGNVTLLHMTDPHAALRPVFYREPDTLLGVGAERGQPPYVTGEAALHAYGLRRGTPEAYAYTHVDFSRLAVRYGRMGGYAHLATLVKRIRLERPGRTLLLDGGDTIQGSATALWTRGADMVGAMNELGVEVFTPHWEFIYGIDRVRELFGDRERGGLFAGDFVAHNIMELGFGDPVFRPYTIRAVGGVRVGVIGQAFPYTPVAHPRRFVPDLTFGIRDDHVQRLVNELRDDRKAEVVVLLSHNGIAVDLKLASRVSGLDVILGGHTHDALVEPIRVGRTLVVNSGSHGKFLSRLDLDVRGGRLADYRYRLIPVLSKALPEDPPMARLIRDIRAHHEARLSERLAVSESLLYRRGNFNGPFDEVILDALLGRADAQVAFSPGFRWGVTILPGQEITLEDVYSHTALTYANTWVREMTGSEIHRIMEDVADNLFHPDPYYRQGGDMVRLGGLTYVIDPQRPMGRRITDIRVGGRPLDPARRYKATGWASLGEADGPPVWDVVADYLRSVKRVRIEPRARVKVVSLARQRGPG
- a CDS encoding FAD-dependent oxidoreductase; the encoded protein is MVRSGVVIERLETDILILGAGGAGLCAALHAADASPSLRVTVVVKGLLGRAGCTRMVQGGYNAVFTAPDSLDAHLRDTLQGGGWINDQEMVWTLVNEAPGRVLELESRYGCFFDRTPEGRIHQKPFAGQSHDRTIHKGDLTGIEIMNRLTEQVQARPNVTVLEESRAVEL